The following are encoded in a window of Spiroplasma tabanidicola genomic DNA:
- a CDS encoding ATP-binding cassette domain-containing protein, giving the protein MGKVVRKYWVGFLFSMLLKVVGEVIFIGSNYFSYIIFNKAISENAKLTDIWLQIVFAFVATLGSLTITYLSNILNSYVGYKMKMRFKDVVSYKINSMTDEEIEKYKKGELLSWYENDAPAIYLALDAKLIKIWHNITMCIVSISLLFIFVHWIVGVTAIIGGILIIFVPVFFGGITSKKQQELMIKNGELTQGIENLVNGYSEFAFRNKKSLFVKLTQGFSNKVENTKIKIEGLNFITSLLIGIFQVILQQGVFVGAGILYYLGYVEPGAMLVSISFSAYFMQGFGGLINNIETAIKGKKIIKKFSPVVFDKDFEGKDIFFEELAIKGLNYSVENKQIFKDFNSIINANKKYLVVGESGKGKTTLFRIIFGIIKNYSGDLEINKNINYKNLAPEDLKHLYSYLPQEPSVFNDTLRNNISLWDESISDEKIIDALKKVNLSKVLEENGLDGVINFESKNLSGGELQRVAIARAIVEDKQVMIMDEITASLDKENRESIENLIGSLNKTILYISHTTDADNKNFDQVIKL; this is encoded by the coding sequence ATGGGTAAAGTAGTAAGAAAATATTGAGTAGGTTTTTTATTTTCTATGTTATTAAAAGTTGTTGGTGAGGTAATTTTCATTGGATCAAATTATTTTTCATACATTATATTTAACAAAGCAATATCAGAAAATGCAAAGTTAACAGATATATGATTACAAATAGTTTTTGCATTTGTAGCAACTCTTGGATCGCTAACAATAACTTATCTTTCAAATATTTTAAATTCTTATGTAGGATATAAAATGAAAATGAGATTTAAAGATGTAGTAAGTTATAAAATCAACTCTATGACAGATGAAGAAATAGAAAAATACAAAAAAGGTGAATTGCTTTCATGATATGAAAACGATGCCCCTGCAATTTATTTAGCATTAGATGCAAAATTAATAAAAATTTGACACAATATAACAATGTGTATAGTTTCAATTAGTTTGTTATTTATTTTTGTTCACTGAATTGTTGGTGTAACAGCAATAATTGGGGGAATTTTAATAATTTTTGTTCCTGTATTTTTTGGAGGAATAACTTCAAAAAAACAACAAGAATTAATGATAAAAAATGGAGAATTAACTCAAGGTATTGAAAATTTAGTTAATGGATATTCTGAATTTGCATTTAGAAACAAAAAAAGCTTATTTGTAAAATTGACTCAAGGTTTTTCAAATAAAGTTGAAAATACAAAAATAAAAATAGAAGGTTTAAACTTTATAACTAGCTTATTAATAGGTATATTCCAAGTAATTTTACAACAAGGAGTTTTTGTTGGTGCAGGAATTTTATATTATTTAGGTTATGTAGAACCAGGAGCAATGCTTGTTTCTATAAGTTTTTCAGCATATTTCATGCAAGGATTTGGTGGATTAATAAATAATATTGAAACTGCAATCAAAGGTAAAAAAATAATCAAAAAATTCTCACCAGTTGTTTTTGATAAAGATTTTGAAGGAAAAGATATTTTCTTTGAAGAACTTGCAATAAAAGGCTTAAATTATAGTGTAGAAAACAAACAAATATTTAAAGACTTTAATTCAATAATTAATGCAAATAAAAAATATTTGGTAGTTGGAGAATCTGGTAAAGGTAAAACAACTTTATTTAGAATCATATTTGGAATAATTAAAAACTACAGTGGAGATTTAGAAATAAATAAAAATATAAATTACAAAAATTTAGCACCTGAAGATTTAAAACATTTATATTCTTATTTACCTCAAGAACCAAGTGTTTTTAATGATACTTTAAGAAACAATATTAGCTTATGAGATGAAAGTATAAGTGATGAAAAAATCATTGATGCACTAAAAAAAGTTAATTTATCTAAAGTTTTAGAAGAAAATGGTTTGGATGGTGTAATTAACTTTGAAAGTAAAAACTTATCTGGTGGTGAATTACAAAGAGTTGCAATAGCAAGAGCTATTGTTGAAGATAAACAAGTAATGATAATGGATGAAATAACAGCCAGCTTAGATAAAGAAAACAGAGAAAGCATAGAAAATTTAATTGGTAGTTTGAACAAAACAATTTTATATATTTCGCATACAACAGATGCAGATAATAAAAATTTTGATCAAGTTATTAAATTATAG
- a CDS encoding phosphatase PAP2 family protein: MFDINKKSKEFIFLFIPGLVIVIFSSISFLVTGFFDREIDAVISKTIDYFPVKIWASFMEEFGIYNMMCFVFILLGVIWETIFFYQKKFGKKQFIKNNQWMVYIYYALGFIIWVASMAIAVKAGFSRDFGYGPGNDPYTFISQKYRTYSTIFIKILELGVMIVGFVVLRFKFAKREDILLNEYWTDALKGCVWIVFMYIVVVLGKMSFGRPYPYTVDFENSLRRAHESGWTYTPETGYFGTGPDGTSNVDYLPWWIPNDFFKNFKNWFVFNAFEKDNNGWWNRDFPSGHTAATSSMVSIMFLFINPNKKRKLTWYKLAYIYFVFLIILPSMKFGLMAQRTHWASDLEFTTIFAIGFIPLANYFVNRHVRCWKNKFNAKHHNKTKGYIIEQKIGFVLYVQTPNYDNRVCLFYNGKNKAKKIEKIIKKYNIDLVRKEIINSI, encoded by the coding sequence GTGTTTGATATAAATAAAAAAAGTAAAGAGTTTATATTTTTATTTATCCCAGGATTAGTTATAGTTATATTTTCATCAATTAGTTTTTTAGTAACAGGTTTTTTTGATAGAGAAATTGATGCAGTTATTTCTAAAACGATTGATTATTTTCCAGTAAAAATTTGAGCTTCATTTATGGAAGAGTTTGGAATTTACAACATGATGTGTTTTGTATTTATCCTGCTTGGTGTAATTTGAGAAACTATTTTCTTTTATCAAAAAAAATTTGGTAAAAAACAATTTATAAAAAATAATCAATGAATGGTTTATATTTACTACGCTTTAGGATTTATAATTTGAGTTGCTTCAATGGCAATTGCAGTAAAAGCAGGTTTTTCAAGAGATTTTGGATATGGACCAGGAAATGATCCTTATACTTTTATAAGTCAAAAATATAGAACTTATTCAACAATATTTATAAAAATACTAGAACTGGGTGTAATGATTGTTGGTTTTGTAGTTTTAAGATTTAAATTTGCAAAGCGCGAAGATATTTTATTAAATGAGTATTGAACGGATGCATTAAAAGGATGCGTTTGAATTGTATTTATGTATATTGTTGTAGTTTTAGGGAAAATGTCATTTGGTAGACCTTATCCTTATACAGTGGATTTTGAAAATAGTTTAAGAAGAGCTCATGAAAGTGGATGAACTTATACTCCTGAAACAGGTTATTTTGGAACAGGACCAGATGGAACAAGTAATGTTGATTATTTACCATGATGAATTCCAAATGACTTTTTTAAAAACTTTAAAAATTGATTTGTATTTAATGCTTTTGAAAAAGATAACAATGGATGATGAAACCGTGATTTTCCATCAGGACATACTGCTGCTACTTCTTCAATGGTTTCAATAATGTTTTTATTTATAAACCCAAATAAAAAAAGAAAATTGACTTGATATAAATTAGCTTATATATACTTTGTCTTTTTAATTATTTTACCTTCAATGAAATTTGGTCTTATGGCTCAAAGAACTCATTGAGCTAGTGACTTAGAATTTACAACAATTTTTGCAATAGGATTTATCCCATTAGCAAATTATTTTGTAAATCGTCATGTGAGATGTTGAAAAAACAAGTTTAATGCAAAACATCATAATAAAACAAAAGGATATATAATAGAGCAAAAAATAGGATTTGTATTATATGTACAAACACCAAATTATGATAATCGAGTATGTTTATTTTATAATGGAAAAAATAAGGCTAAAAAAATTGAAAAAATCATTAAAAAATACAATATTGATTTGGTAAGAAAAGAGATCATAAATAGCATTTAA
- the alaS gene encoding alanine--tRNA ligase has protein sequence MKKLSANQIRKMWLDFFKSKNHYFLEPVSLVPVDDPSLLWINSGVATLKPYFDGRLNPPSPRLTNSQKSIRTNDIENVGVTARHQTMFEMLGNFSIGDYFKKEAIEFSWELLTSKEWFDIDKEKLYITVFEDDNDAYEIWTKTIGIASNHIFKGTRDTNFWDVGQGPCGPNTEIFFDRGEVWDPKKIGPRLLEDDIENDRYIEIWNIVFSQFNNDGNNNYSELPRKNIDTGAGFERLVSIFQDTPTNFETDLFLPTIKAVEKLCDNSFKYSIENYFKENKEQTKINTAFKVIADHIRAVVFAISDGVFPGNKDRGYIIRRLIRRSSVYGRKLGINNAFLFKLVDIVIETMKDFYPYIVEKASTIREVVEIEENRFLQTLSKGYEHLESIINKEKIVSGKNALLLFESFGFPIELTVEIANDSNIKVEVEDFYNLFEQAKEVARNARKDDKAWNKQSAVLTSLKVESEFIGYEVEECNAKINYMFADDKEIMSATDEIVFLTLDKTPFYAEKGGQAADNGVLVDQNGNNHNVIDVQTGPNKQHIHKVKLNGTLNVGDVVEAKINLDKRFYTMKNHSGTHILQSAIREILDKSALQSGSYNDENGLRLDISYNRLPSQEEIDQMHSVIERVIKEAIPREVIYCTLDEALNVHNALAIFTDKYGELVRAIKFGEFSCELCGGTHVLNTKDIEDLLITNVESKGSGVYRYHAVTSHKEVAAVLNEQFAKQKAEIRPTIDKFNEFKKYVENKEIEKEINEINNLSINKKNLAIIKIKVFNLKNKFKLYQKSVEDILIAKKLDSYKNVEAKLVDGINYIDLELDDLEMKEMKALSDELQNKYENLILKLINKTNKVYIVSVGQKLSDSYSAIDIFKSTKEFEVKGGGNKNFAQGKIV, from the coding sequence ATGAAAAAACTAAGTGCAAATCAAATTAGAAAAATGTGATTAGATTTTTTTAAATCAAAAAATCATTATTTTTTAGAACCAGTAAGTTTAGTGCCTGTTGATGACCCAAGTTTATTATGAATTAACTCAGGAGTAGCAACATTAAAACCCTATTTTGATGGAAGATTAAATCCACCATCACCAAGGTTAACAAACTCACAAAAATCAATTAGAACAAATGATATTGAAAATGTTGGAGTAACAGCAAGACACCAAACAATGTTTGAAATGTTGGGAAACTTTTCAATTGGAGATTATTTTAAAAAAGAAGCAATAGAGTTTTCTTGAGAATTGTTAACTTCAAAAGAGTGATTTGACATTGATAAAGAAAAATTATATATAACTGTTTTTGAAGATGATAATGATGCATATGAAATATGAACAAAAACTATCGGAATAGCAAGTAATCACATCTTTAAAGGAACAAGAGATACTAATTTTTGAGATGTAGGACAAGGACCATGTGGTCCGAATACTGAAATATTTTTTGATAGAGGCGAAGTTTGAGACCCGAAAAAAATAGGTCCAAGACTTTTAGAAGATGATATCGAAAATGATCGTTACATTGAAATCTGAAATATTGTGTTTTCACAATTTAATAATGATGGAAACAATAATTATTCTGAATTACCAAGAAAAAATATTGATACTGGTGCTGGATTTGAAAGATTAGTATCTATTTTTCAAGATACACCAACTAATTTTGAAACAGATTTATTTTTACCAACTATTAAAGCAGTGGAAAAATTATGTGATAATAGCTTTAAATACTCAATAGAAAATTATTTTAAAGAAAATAAAGAGCAAACTAAAATAAATACTGCTTTTAAAGTTATTGCAGATCACATTAGAGCTGTTGTTTTTGCTATTAGTGATGGAGTATTTCCTGGTAATAAAGACAGAGGATATATAATTAGAAGATTAATTAGAAGAAGTAGTGTATATGGAAGAAAACTTGGAATTAATAATGCATTTTTATTTAAATTAGTTGATATAGTAATTGAAACTATGAAAGATTTTTATCCTTATATTGTTGAAAAAGCTTCAACAATTAGAGAAGTAGTTGAAATTGAAGAAAATAGATTTTTACAAACTTTATCAAAAGGTTATGAACACTTAGAATCTATTATTAATAAAGAAAAAATAGTAAGCGGAAAAAATGCTTTACTATTATTTGAATCATTTGGTTTTCCAATTGAATTAACAGTAGAAATTGCAAACGACTCAAATATAAAAGTAGAAGTTGAAGATTTTTATAATTTATTTGAACAAGCAAAAGAAGTGGCTAGAAATGCTAGAAAAGATGATAAGGCTTGAAATAAACAATCAGCTGTACTAACAAGTTTAAAAGTTGAAAGTGAGTTTATTGGGTATGAAGTTGAAGAATGTAATGCAAAAATAAACTATATGTTTGCAGATGATAAAGAAATAATGTCAGCTACTGATGAAATAGTTTTTTTAACATTAGATAAAACTCCTTTTTATGCTGAAAAAGGTGGACAAGCTGCTGACAATGGAGTATTAGTAGATCAAAATGGAAATAACCATAATGTTATTGATGTTCAAACCGGTCCAAATAAGCAACACATTCATAAAGTTAAACTAAATGGAACTTTAAATGTTGGTGATGTAGTTGAAGCAAAAATAAATCTAGATAAAAGATTTTATACAATGAAAAATCATTCAGGAACTCATATTCTACAATCTGCTATTAGAGAAATTTTAGACAAATCTGCTTTACAATCTGGAAGTTATAATGATGAAAATGGCTTAAGACTTGATATTAGTTATAATCGATTACCTAGTCAAGAAGAAATTGATCAAATGCATTCAGTAATTGAAAGAGTTATAAAAGAAGCAATTCCTAGAGAAGTAATCTATTGTACATTAGATGAAGCTTTAAATGTTCATAATGCTTTAGCTATTTTTACAGATAAGTATGGAGAACTTGTAAGAGCAATTAAGTTTGGAGAATTTTCATGTGAACTTTGTGGAGGAACTCACGTTTTAAATACAAAAGATATTGAAGATTTATTAATAACTAATGTTGAGTCAAAAGGTAGTGGAGTTTATAGATATCATGCTGTAACTAGTCATAAAGAAGTAGCTGCTGTTTTAAATGAACAATTTGCTAAACAAAAAGCAGAAATCAGACCAACTATTGATAAATTTAATGAGTTTAAAAAATATGTAGAAAATAAAGAAATAGAAAAAGAAATTAATGAAATTAATAATTTATCAATCAATAAAAAAAATCTAGCAATTATAAAAATAAAAGTATTTAATTTAAAAAATAAATTTAAATTATATCAAAAATCAGTTGAAGATATTTTAATTGCAAAAAAATTAGATAGTTATAAAAATGTAGAAGCAAAATTAGTTGATGGAATAAATTATATTGATTTAGAATTAGATGATTTAGAAATGAAAGAAATGAAAGCATTATCTGATGAACTTCAAAATAAGTATGAAAATCTAATTTTAAAATTAATTAATAAAACAAATAAGGTTTATATAGTTAGTGTTGGACAAAAACTATCTGATTCATATAGTGCAATTGATATATTTAAGTCGACTAAAGAATTTGAAGTTAAAGGCGGAGGAAATAAAAACTTTGCACAAGGAAAAATAGTTTAA
- the rpsJ gene encoding 30S ribosomal protein S10, producing MAQQKIKIKLKGYDHAIVDQSIAKIIEAAESTGAKVRGPIPLPTEKQIITILRATHKYKDSREQFEMRTHKRILEIIEPTPKTMDSLTRVQLPTGVNIEIKL from the coding sequence ATGGCTCAACAAAAAATAAAAATCAAATTAAAAGGTTACGATCACGCTATTGTTGATCAATCAATTGCTAAAATAATTGAAGCAGCTGAATCTACTGGAGCTAAAGTTCGTGGACCTATTCCATTACCAACAGAAAAACAAATTATTACAATATTGAGAGCTACTCATAAATACAAAGATAGTAGAGAGCAGTTCGAAATGAGAACACACAAAAGAATACTAGAAATCATCGAACCAACACCAAAAACAATGGATTCATTAACAAGAGTTCAGTTACCAACAGGTGTAAACATCGAAATAAAATTATAG
- a CDS encoding ATP-binding cassette domain-containing protein, whose protein sequence is MKRYYWKIWYIYLIFIVFATLASGLSVYASLALGWVVDDVINKDKDKFIFHMSFAVAGLCASLFVSLLNDFIFKPRAIRILNNGLRTTIALKINAMSYSEYSENKKGQYISWFTNDVDRIQTYYFSDIFVILEVIPGLGVMAYGFYAINWILGLIAFLSAISAILLPYLFSKKSLKRQNKSSQLAEEKNAQAVSLIGGYKEFSYRNQKVKFRKMISTVNKPYEKNDYKLKILLYSENWILNLITVGSQTLLSLVAIYLYTLNDTSSSMNISAGSALSAPVMAYTLLSHIFNGCGSIKNMWSVKDINKKFKTEVKNVEEYEPNPIEFKKLNINNLSLSYDEKQVFKDFNLEIGLNKKYLLVGKSGAGKTTLFKTIFGLIDDYEGKIVINDQKDYKQIDKRDIWNLIAYVPQSNIVYNVSMRDNLTLFDDSISDDKIIDVIKKVNLSSWLEQNSLDTILDNDNKNLSGGEVQRMAIARALLQNKEFMILDEITASLDKENRSSIEDLVGSLNKTILYISHTTDVNNKNFDKVISL, encoded by the coding sequence ATGAAAAGATATTATTGAAAAATATGATATATATATTTAATATTTATTGTATTTGCAACGCTAGCATCTGGATTAAGTGTATATGCTAGTCTAGCATTAGGTTGAGTTGTTGATGATGTAATTAATAAAGATAAAGACAAATTTATTTTTCATATGTCATTTGCTGTTGCGGGACTTTGTGCATCTTTATTTGTTAGTTTATTAAATGATTTCATTTTTAAACCAAGAGCTATTAGAATATTAAATAACGGTTTAAGAACAACTATTGCTTTAAAAATTAATGCAATGTCATATTCAGAATATAGTGAAAATAAAAAAGGGCAATACATATCATGATTTACAAATGATGTAGATAGAATTCAAACTTATTATTTTTCTGATATTTTTGTAATATTAGAAGTTATTCCTGGTTTAGGGGTTATGGCATATGGGTTCTATGCAATAAATTGAATTTTAGGTTTAATTGCATTTTTATCTGCTATTAGTGCAATTTTATTACCATATTTGTTTAGTAAAAAAAGTTTAAAAAGACAAAATAAAAGTTCACAATTAGCAGAAGAAAAAAATGCACAAGCTGTATCTTTAATTGGTGGATATAAAGAGTTTTCATATAGAAACCAAAAAGTAAAATTCAGAAAAATGATCAGCACTGTAAATAAACCTTATGAAAAAAATGACTATAAATTAAAAATACTATTATATAGTGAAAATTGAATTTTAAATTTAATCACTGTTGGTTCACAAACATTATTATCTCTTGTGGCAATATATTTGTATACTTTAAATGATACATCATCAAGTATGAATATATCTGCAGGATCTGCACTTTCAGCACCTGTAATGGCATATACATTACTTAGTCATATTTTTAATGGATGTGGATCTATTAAAAATATGTGATCTGTTAAAGATATTAATAAAAAATTTAAAACAGAGGTTAAAAATGTCGAAGAATATGAACCAAATCCAATTGAATTTAAAAAATTAAATATTAACAATTTGTCACTATCTTATGATGAAAAACAAGTTTTTAAAGATTTTAATTTAGAAATTGGCTTAAATAAAAAATATTTATTAGTCGGAAAATCAGGAGCAGGAAAAACAACTTTATTTAAGACTATATTTGGATTAATTGATGATTATGAAGGAAAAATTGTTATAAATGATCAAAAAGATTATAAGCAAATTGATAAAAGAGACATTTGAAACTTAATAGCATATGTTCCACAAAGCAATATTGTATATAATGTCAGTATGAGAGATAATCTTACATTATTTGATGATTCAATTAGTGATGATAAAATTATTGATGTAATAAAAAAAGTAAATTTATCAAGTTGACTTGAACAAAACTCATTAGATACAATTTTAGATAACGATAATAAAAATTTATCTGGAGGAGAAGTGCAAAGAATGGCAATTGCTAGAGCACTGCTTCAAAATAAAGAGTTTATGATTTTAGATGAAATTACAGCTAGTTTAGATAAAGAAAATCGATCAAGTATTGAAGACTTGGTAGGAAGTTTAAATAAAACAATTCTTTATATATCACATACAACAGATGTAAATAATAAAAATTTTGATAAAGTAATAAGCCTATAA
- a CDS encoding amino acid permease yields the protein MENKNKDSVRIDPTQKLYSQLNNKKTRKSAAFDFWRVFSIVFGNSIGVGIYLKSKQALLAAHNPYIVIIVLFIMAFVGVSMVFVFIELATSAKNRYHTHTSFAETFIGRRTGSLFSLFYCIIYIPVYVGLISITVSYYVFRVIDDYYGNTAWINPDLEAFLIIFIAVIIIFFMCISNGHASNSWFKYFHIFFNNLKFVPLLFVIGLGIYAKFHLSTTAFVENNTNQWKLSYFILVIPMLLFELDGFMYGSSIEKEITHKRMLVFGQVVGVILVVAVNVTFAVALYFGTTDADSFSLISALLSKTGALLCKLLIAFVVLGSVAGFSSFGVINLSSTTDNNGVQLVYYKKGNDMISYRMSGYINSVLISVVLIVISTISWLIYRDSINRLDPLSSYYYVGQAVTFLIDKISDSVVVMAFTTYLALMLAALMNHKTKKVDDVLNVKGSVYYNIIASTIMTGFLLYIYYDIFKKFTLNDIGQILQPLFVIIFSFLLLLAYLINEIRISKVNIDENDFVLKINPKNWTKKYDKTKAIQEYKIKHKNFYDKLKN from the coding sequence ATGGAAAACAAAAATAAAGATAGTGTTAGAATAGACCCAACACAAAAACTTTATAGCCAGCTTAATAACAAAAAGACGAGAAAGTCAGCTGCTTTTGACTTTTGAAGAGTTTTTTCAATCGTGTTTGGAAATTCTATTGGTGTTGGAATTTATTTAAAGAGTAAGCAAGCTTTACTTGCTGCTCATAACCCCTACATTGTTATAATAGTTTTGTTTATAATGGCTTTTGTTGGTGTTTCTATGGTGTTTGTTTTTATCGAACTAGCCACGAGTGCCAAAAACCGCTATCACACGCATACTTCATTTGCAGAGACATTTATTGGAAGAAGAACAGGAAGCTTATTTTCATTATTTTACTGCATAATTTACATTCCAGTTTATGTAGGATTAATTTCAATAACAGTTTCTTACTATGTATTTAGAGTTATTGATGACTATTATGGAAATACAGCTTGAATAAATCCTGATTTAGAAGCATTTTTGATAATATTTATAGCTGTAATAATAATCTTTTTTATGTGTATTTCTAATGGTCATGCTTCAAATAGTTGATTTAAATATTTTCATATCTTTTTTAATAATTTAAAATTTGTACCATTATTATTTGTAATTGGGCTTGGTATTTATGCCAAGTTCCACTTAAGTACAACAGCATTTGTTGAGAATAATACTAATCAATGGAAGCTAAGCTACTTCATCTTAGTTATTCCTATGCTATTATTTGAATTAGATGGATTTATGTATGGATCAAGTATTGAAAAAGAAATAACTCATAAAAGAATGCTTGTTTTTGGTCAAGTAGTTGGTGTAATCTTGGTTGTTGCAGTTAATGTAACATTTGCTGTTGCATTGTACTTTGGAACAACTGATGCTGATTCATTTTCGCTAATATCTGCACTTCTTTCCAAAACCGGGGCTTTATTGTGTAAATTATTAATTGCATTTGTAGTACTAGGATCAGTTGCTGGGTTTTCAAGTTTTGGTGTTATAAACTTATCTAGTACAACTGATAATAATGGAGTTCAACTAGTTTATTATAAAAAAGGTAATGATATGATTTCTTATCGTATGAGTGGATACATTAATTCAGTACTAATTTCTGTAGTATTAATAGTAATATCAACAATTTCATGATTAATTTATCGTGATTCAATTAATCGTTTAGATCCACTTTCTTCCTATTATTATGTAGGACAAGCGGTTACCTTTTTAATTGATAAAATTTCAGATTCAGTTGTAGTAATGGCATTCACAACATATCTTGCGTTAATGCTAGCTGCACTTATGAATCACAAAACCAAAAAAGTTGATGATGTATTAAATGTCAAAGGAAGTGTCTATTATAATATAATCGCTTCAACAATCATGACAGGATTCTTATTATATATCTATTATGATATTTTCAAAAAATTTACATTAAACGATATTGGTCAAATTCTTCAGCCACTATTTGTTATAATCTTTTCCTTTTTGCTTTTATTAGCATATTTAATTAATGAGATAAGAATTTCTAAAGTCAATATTGATGAAAACGATTTTGTTTTAAAAATTAATCCTAAAAACTGAACAAAAAAATATGATAAAACTAAAGCTATACAAGAATATAAAATTAAACATAAAAACTTTTATGATAAATTAAAAAATTAA